DNA sequence from the Marinilongibacter aquaticus genome:
ATTGTCGTCGTACATTTGATAGAAAAACACTTTTCCTATTCCATTTCGGGCCGACAAAAGAGCCGAACGCAGTATCCAATCGGCCTGTGTATCGAGCACCGATTTCGAACCAATTGAAATGGCCTTCATTGGGCTATCCTGATGCACATCATATCCAGTCTCGGTAATCCACACCGGCATGCCTTCGCAATATTCATCGGCAATCTGCACGAAAGCTTGGGCCTTTTGTGCCGCATTGGTCACTTCGGGAGCTGCACCACGCAAATTGCTGGCGTCGGCCTGCGGACTGTTATCCGTATAAATGTGATAGTTGATTACGTCCCAACAGATGTTCACTTCTCCATTCGCCTTGTAGCCTCTAAATTCTTTGCACCAGTCTATCATGCCTTGCACATACTCAGGCCCGGAAACCAATCCGGCCAAAACCACTTTCATGTTGGGGTCGGCATTTTTCACACCCACACCAGCACCCATCGTATTTTTATGTCCGTCGTAAAAGGCGGAAAGGTTCGCACAATATTCTCTTGCCGTTTGATAGGCTTTTCTGCCTTTCCACCACTTATCTCTTTCATTGTCGCACTCCATGTACTTGATCAAATCTGTCCCGATACGCAAAGTGTTGGGATTATCTCCCGGCCAACGTGGCGTATCGTGCACACTCAATAAATTAGGGTCGACATTGGCATTGCTTCCGTAACGGGCTGCAAACTGAAAGGCCAGTTTGGCTTGCTCGATATACGAGTTGGGATCGGAAAAATCGCGACCGTAAGCCGTAGGTACATTTTCGCGGTCTTGCTCAGAAGCCGGGTAAGTATCCAAAAGCCAATCGGGCAAGGTTTTAATACAAGCCAATACTTCAATGCCTGCAGCCTGACATTCTTCGTAGATTTGATCGTAATGCCAACCGCCACTCAAGGTAGGATTGTACGAATAAACCCCTTCTTCCGATTCCAATTTCTGCCAATCGATGTAATGACGAATACCCGAAAAGCTTTCCACCATATCCATTTTGGCACTGTTGATTTGCCAAGGCGTTTCGCCATCTTGAAAATTCCATTCGTAGGCATTCACACCCAGCATATCGCCAAGCTTCACCGTCCGACTTTGCGAGGTATAACCCGGACCGCCCGCAGGAGAGTAAGTTCCATAAAGTTCCATCTCCGTAGGAAGTCCCCCGGCCGAACTGATAACCAAATACCGCACATCTGAAACAGTTTCATCCATCAAAAACTTAGCCTGTCCAGAGCTTTGATCTTCTGGATCTGGCCCAACCCAACCGTTGTACACCGAACCCGTAAATGTAGCGATAGGCACCCTTTCCCAATTTTGCGTAATCACCGACAAAACCATGGGATTGGCACTGAAATTGCCCTCGTAATCAAACATTTTGATCATGGAAATCGTCATACTTTCCCCATCTTTCAAAGGGTAGTAAGCGTCATATCGCGGAAGTATCATACCGGGAGTCAGAGGCACATTGGCATTGGTTACTCCATCGAAAAGGGCTTCCAAGTTTTTGTCCGAATTGTTCAAGATATACCATCTGCTGCCCTCTATGGGTATTTGATCATAATCGGGAATCACGACCACTTCAATGTCTTGTACCTGACTTACGTCGTCTGCCGCGTGATAATGCAAACTGGCAGACTGCTTGGCCGTAATGATCGCTTGGCCCGCTGCTACAGGCACCGCACGGAATTCGGTACCGTACTGTTGAATTTCGACCACCGAAGAATTGGAACTCGAAAACTCTATCGGCGATTCTGTATTGTTGCTCGAAGCCGAAAGCACAAAATAACCGCCATCTACCGTACGCATGGGCAAAGGATCGAAGCTGATAAAGCTGCTGTCTTTTTCCACTTGCCCTTCTACAGCCGAAAACCAGTTCAGGTTAAAAGCCCCACGCTTGGCATGAATTCTCAAGACCTGTTCGCCAGCTGGCAAATTGGCCGTAGTTTGAATGGTCTGCCAATTCTGCCAACCGCCCGTTTGAGGTACGTTTACAGAACCCAGTACTTGAGAAGAAGAATTCATCAATTCAATCTCTCCGTAACCGTAGGCATTGGCCACCCGAAACGAAAATGTATATACGTTAGATGAAGCCGCGTTTACATGGTAATCCATCCAATCATCGTCATCAATATTGCTCACATTGAGCCCTCCGCCAGTGTCTGCGGTAGATTCGGTGCCGATGTTACCGGCCACTGCAAAATCTTCTGCTTCAATTTGTGATGTTATGTCTAGTGGATTTTTTATGCACTCAAACCAATTGAGGCTGATGACACCTTGTGTGACATCGAGGCGTAAAGTTTGGTTTCCGGCCGGAAGTACCACCAAAGTGGGCACTGTTTTCCAGCTGCTCATCCCTCCTGTACGCGGAATGGGAATACTTGCAATGGAATTTCCTGAAGATGAAATGCCCACAGTGGCATTATCGCTAAAGCCATTGGTTACGCGAAGATTCAAAAGATAAATCCCCGAAGTGGGCACCGAAACTGAAAACTCGGCCCAAGCTCCGGTGTTGAGCCAACCGTATTCCAACCCACCGTCGACATCCGAGGTTGTGCTTCCAGAGGCCACATTGGTGTTTGTGTTGTTTTCGATTTGAATACGTGAAGGAATAGTGACGTAAGATTGTGCCCATGTAGTGACACACATTAGTAATAGTAGTGGTAAGAGACGAAAATGGTTCATGTTCACTTAATTAAAAAAGTTGATAATCGGGAAGTGAACATACCTAGAGAGGAAAGCATGTTGTTGAGATTTTTTTCGGGCTTATTCACCTCCATTTTGAAGGTACCGAAGAAAATTTCATCTATTTAATTTGCAACCCAATATTTTTGGCCGCAAGACGATAATCGAGGTTCATTTTTATTATTCGGTACAAATGACGTACAGAAGCGATGAAAACGTTGTTCGATTCCCGCAGGAAATTCCGTCTCATTGTACTGGGTTCGTCCTTGCTGTTGCACTGCTCGAAGAGGTTCTGAAAGTTGTCGTAATAGATGGCTTTTCCCCTTTTGGCCAAAAAACTGATCATCATGTCGTACTCGGTCATGTCGCCGCTCAAGCCTTCTTTGTAGGGGCCAAATTTCTCTTCAAAATTTGTCCTTCTCAAATGTGGATGATCGCTGTACATGTAGAACTTTTTATATCCCGAAAAATTGGGATTGAACTCCATCAAAGAGAAGCCCTTTTCCATCGGTGTAAGAAAAGGATATTTGAAATAGGCATAAAATCGAGCAATATCGATTGTAAGGTTTCTTTTCAAAAATGAGAAAGCCGTATCCAAAGCCTCCACAAATTCTGCCTGAGGCACAAAATCTTCTTGAACGTATAATGTATAGGGTGTTTTAACAGCCCGGCTTCCGCGGTTCAAATTGGCTCCCAAGCCTCCATTTTTTTCCGTTTTCAAAAGCGTAATGCCAAATCGTTCTTCCAATTCATCCAGCTTTTGAGCATGCGGCTCTTTGCTTCCGTCGTCGGAAACCACAATTTCTCCAAATTGCAAGCCGAGTACCTCCAGACTTTCCAAAAGGCGTAAAAGAGAAGAACTTCTATTGAAATGGGTAACTAAAAGGGTAATTTCAGGATACGACAGGGTCATTTTATCAATTATTAATCAAATTCCTTTGAAAGTGTGCGTTTCCACCGCATAAGAAAGGCTTTGAAAAGGCTGCCTTCATCCATCAACCTGCGTGAAGAAGTGAAGACGCGTGCCTTGGGGTTTTGTTGCCAATACAAACGACCAAAAGCCGAAAGATTCAGGGCCATGCGGCCATCTTCGGCTTCATTTTTGAAATCACTTCCTTGAGCATTGCTGTATACCCTGTTTCCTGTGCTTACCTGAAAACTCCCGGCCTCGACCCCTTGTTTTTTGCGTAATGCCATGTTGAAACCATACACGTTCATGAACTCCTTCCTCCTTTTTCTCAACCAAATGTTGAACCACACGAAAATTTCGTACAAAACAAAGGAAAATCTTGATTTTTCTTCCGGTGGAATAAAGGAGTATGTACCATATACACAGGTATTTATGTCCGATTTTTCCAAAGGTTCGACCATGAGGTCCACCCAATCAGGCGGATACAAAGTATCGGCATCGGCACAAAGAAAATACTTGCCTCTGGCCATTTCCAAACCCATTCCGCGGGCATGTGGGGTTCCTTGCAAATCCTGAAAATAATTTCTGACACCCAATTCGTCGAGCACGGCCTGTGTGCCGTCTTTCGAATTGTTATTTATCACCACAATTTCTATTGCTCTTTTCGATGAACTCGCGGCCAACGAAGAGAGTGATTTGAAAATTGTATGCTGTTCGTTCCATGCGGGCATCACTACCGACACCTCGGGAGATTCGCTATTGAATTTGGCTAATCTCTCCTTGAGCTCCTCCTTTTCCGAAGGTTCCAGTTCTTCATATAGCTTGTTGGCATAAAGATGTGTTCGCACCCAAGTGGGCAAGAAAAAAGGAATCATTTACAATCGTCTTTGATCTATCACTTTTAGCTGCTTAAGTTAAATGAAATATTTAACTCGTGCTTCGAAAAAGAGATTTTTCTTGACTACGGATCTTTCGAACGCCATATTGTACACGAAAACCGATTTTACTTTATCTTGGGCAAATTTCAGTTTTTTGTTTACCCGATAGCCATTTTATGAAGCTCGTTTCCATCATTACCGTCAATTTCAACGCTCCGGAAGAGACAGAAGCCTTGATTCATTCCATCGCTTCGGAAAATACCTATCCGCTTATCGAACTGATTGTAGTGGACAACGGCAGCCGGGTGGACCATACACCCAAATGGATTGAAAAATATCCGGAAGTTTGTTTTCTCCGCTCCGAAAAAAATCTAGGTTTTGCCGGTGGAAACAATTTGGGCATAGAAATCGCGAAAGGCGAACTGCTTTTTCTCATCAACAACGATACCGAAATTACGCCAAAACTCATTCCCGTGTTGGTGGAGTGCCTCGAAGATCATCCAGAGGTGGGCATGGTTTCGCCCAAAATAAATTATTTCGAAAAAAGAGAGATTATTCAATATGCGGGTTTTAGCGAGATGAATTTTTTCACAGCCCGAAATCATTGCATCGGCCAATACGAAATGGATTCGGGACAATACAATACCGCCCAAGGCCCTACAGGCTATGCCCACGGTGCGGCCATGATGCTCAAGAGAGAATGCCTTTTGGCTGCTGGCCCAATGCAAAGCCATTACTTCCTCTACTATGAAGAATTGGATTGGTGCGAACGTATAAAGAAATCGGGTTATTCGATTTGGGTAGAACCCTCTGTCACGCTGTATCACAAAGAATCGATAAGCGTAGGCAAAAACAGTCCGCTGAAAAGCTACTTCATGACACGAAACAGAATTCTATTCGAGCGTTTGCATGCCCCTTCGCCTACCACATTCTTTATTTTCTGCCTATATTTCGCGGCTTTTGCCCTACCCAAAACCATACTGAACCATTTGATGGCCGGCGAATACGCCAATATAAAAAGTGTTTTCAAAGGTGTTTTCTGGCATTTCAAACATTCCAAAGACAGCACAGACCTTGGCTATCTCATAAAATAGAACCATGATAAAACTGATACTCTTACTCGCCTTGTTCGTTGTACTGTTTACGTATTTGGGATACGGGATCGTACTTTATCTACTTGTGCTCATAAAAAGAAGGCGAAACAAAAGCCCAAAAACAGTCGAGACTCATGATTTGCCCAGCCTAAGCCTCGTGGTGGCGGCCTACAACGAGGCTCCGATCATGCGAGAGAAAATTGCCAATACGCTTCAGCTCGAATATCCTAAAGACCGTTTAAAACTGATTTTCATTACGGATGGATCAAACGATGAAAGTCCGGAAATTGTAAAAGAATATCCAGAGATCCTTTCGCTTCACCAAGCTGCGAGACAAGGCAAGATCGCGGCCATTCATCGGGCCATGAAAGTGGTGGATACCGAAATCGTGGTCTTCACCGATGCCAACACGCTGTTGAACACCGAAGCCCTTGTGGCCATTGCCCGGCAATACGAAAACCCAGAGATCGGGGCCGTGGCCGGTGAAAAGCGAGTGAAGATGGACGACAATATCGATGCGGCGGCTACAGAAGGCATCTATTGGAAATATGAATCGACCTTGAAGAAATGGGATGCCGAACTCTATTCTGTGGTAGGGGCTGCTGGCGAACTGTTTAGCTTACGCACACCACTATACGAAATACTGCCCAGCGACACGATTCTTGATGATTTCATCCTTTCGCTCAATGTCACCAAAAAAGGGTATCGCGTGGCCTATGAGCCCAAGGCCTATGCTGTGGAATTGGCCTCCGAAAATGTAGAAGAAGAGTTGAAGCGAAAAGTCCGGATTTCTGCCGGAGGCATCCAATCCATTTTACGGCTTCCCGAACTTTTAAATCCTTTCAGAAACCCTGTGTTGAGTTTTCAATACATTGGCCATCGCGTTTTGCGTTGGACAATCACCCCGTTTTGCCTCATTATAGCCTTTTGTGCCAATCTATGGCTTGTTTTGGACGAACCAACACACATTTGGATTTCATTGCTCTTTGGGGCTCAATGTGTTTTTTACCTCTTGGCTCTGCTGGGATGGCTCTTGCAAAACAGAAAAGTCAAACTTAAAATAGCCTTTATACCCTACTATTTCTGCATGATGAACTATGCGGTCATCGCGGGGCTTTTCCGCTATTTACGCGGACGGCAGTCCGCAGTTTGGGAAAAAGCACAAAGGCGGTCGGCTTAAGGCAAATGCCGTTTTATTTCTTTTTCAAACTCTTCGGCTCTGTTTTCCCAAGTATTGTCCGAAGCCAATTGAACCCTTCGGATTTTACTTTCTTCGTTGTCTAAATCGATGCACTGGTTTAAAGCTTTTGAAAAGGAGATGGCGTCTTGGCAATATTTCACTTCGTCGCCTGTATAATCGGCCAAATCTGGATTGAAATTCGTGGCCACTACAGCAATGCCGGCACCAAGGTATTCAAACAGCTTTAAGGGAAACACCGTGTCGCTGTGTTCCTCTTGTTTGAAGGGGATTATTCCCACATCGAAGCCCTTTAGAGCCGAAGGCAGCTCGCTGTACTTCATTGGGCCAGGGAAAAAGACATGCGACATTTTGCGTATTTCTTCGGGAATGCCCTCAAAAACGGGCCCAATAAAAACAAAACTCATGTGTTTGTTTTGGGCACAAACCTCCTTCATCAACCCGAAATCCATGCGGTGATCGATGCTGCCAAAATAACCCACCACAGGCTTTTTCTTGTCTTTTAGAAAGGTATGAATCGGCATATCGGGCAAAAGGGCTTTGCGGCTATGCTCAAAGTTGGCGGCATTGGGAATGAACGCCGTATTCTTGTTGATCAACGCTTTTTCATTGAACAACTTCTGACTGCTGCAAATAATCAGGTCGGAATTACGGACCAGTACATCTTCCGAAATAATGCCGTGCTTGGCGTCGAAATCTCCTCGTATGGGATCCAAACAGTGATAGATTGTCAAATCGGGCTTGGGCAAAAGGCCTTCGGCCACTTCGGGGTAGTGAAAGTTAAAAGAGTTGATGTAGACATAATCCTGCACACCCTCCTTGCGTAAAACCTTGCTGATTTTACGGGAGATCCATTTTTCATTCAGTCGAAGCAATTTCCGGTACAGAGGGCCTTCTTTGAGGAAATGAATGGAAAGCATCAAAGGCAAAATGTAAATTTTCAATCCCCCTTCCTCCTTTTCTTCGATGGGCATCAGGGATTTGAAAAAACTTTTCCTTCTTTTACATTCGTCACTACCTCTTCTTTTCAGCAAATCGGAAAGGGTATATGGATTATCAAAATAATAAACCGAATTATTTTTTGCCAATTGCTTTGCGATTTCGAAAGATGTAGACTTTATTTCTGCATCAAACCGGAACAAGCTTAAAATTATTATGTGCCGGCCTCGAGGTTTCATTTTAGAAATTAGGTTGGACAGTTTGAGAAACTTATATATAGAGGCAATATAGCCACGAATTTGTTCTCCGTCAAAACACAAAAGATGATTAAAATTTTATTCGACCATCAGAAATTCACAACCCAACGCTTCGGAGGCATCAGCAGATACTTTGCGGCCCTAATGGAACGCCTACAAGCTACCGAATCTTTCGATTACGAAATAGGCTTGGAATATTCTGAAAACGAATACCTTAATATAGAGTTTTCTGAGTTCAAAAAACTCCTCTTTTCCAATAAAATCGGCAAACGTTTCCTTTATCAACTGAATGAAAGAAAATCTCTCGAATATGTAAAAAAGGATAATTTCGATATTTTCCACCCTACTTATTACGATAATTATTTCGCCAAAGACCTGAAAAAGCCCCTTGTCACGACCATCCACGACATGACTTACGAATTGTTGCCCGAATACTTTTGGGCACAAGACCCCCTTACACAACAAAAAAGAATGCACATCGAGCAAGCCGATGCCATCATTGCGATCTCCGAATCCACCAAAAACGACATCTTAAACGTATATCCATCTGCGAACGAAAACCGTATCCATGTTATCCATCACGGAATAGAGCTTGTTGCCGAGCCTGAAACCCAAATTATCCCCACATTACCAGAGACTTTTGTACTTTTTGTGGGCGACAGAAGCGGGTACAAAAACTTTTACAAAACACTCACTTCATACAAGATTATCAGTGGCAATTTCCCCGAGCTGAAACTTGTTTTGGTGGGTGGCGGGTCCTTGGCTATTGCCGAAAACGAGGCCATCAATAGGCTGGGTTTGAAAGACAAAGTTGTGCACATGTCGCTGAACAATGCCCAACTGAACTATACCTACCAAAAGGCCCAATACCTGATTTACCCCTCGCTATACGAAGGATTTGGTTTGCCCATTCTGGAAGCTTTTCAGAACAACTGCCCTTTGATTTTGAGCCACATTCCTTGCTTTAAAGAAATTGCCGGCTCAGCCGCTTTGTATTTTGAACCCAATGAAGAAGGGGGTATGATAAAACCAATGGAACTTCTGCTTACCGACGAAAACCTCAAGAGGCATCTGATTGCACTTGGAAGAGAGAAATTAAAACAATACGACATCAAAACCTGTCTGGAAAAAACCCTCAATCTCTACGAAAGCCTGGTTTAATCTTTCGGCACTTCCACCCATTCAAACTTGTCGGTCATGACGCCCTGCGGGTGCTCGCGGCCAATCCGAAAAGCCATCCAATTTTTTGGAGCAATGACTCTCTGCTTTTTAGGCGAAAAATAACAGGCCCACCAAGCAAATGTACTGTTTGAAATAATGGCCACATCGGCATTTTGAATCAATTGAAAATCGATGATTTCGCTATTGCTCGTAAAAATAAAATTGGGCTGTGCGGGAAAGGCATTCTTCACAAACTCCATATCATCGCTTACAAAAAACACGGTGTACTCTTCGATATTCGGCAGGGTATTCAATTGCTCTTGGAAATAAGAAATGGGCAATGAGATGTCGCGTTTTCCATAGTTCAGGTAATCGGTTCTCCGAATGTGCACCACCACCGTCTTGTTCGCACCGAAAACCGCACCAAACTTTTCATGAAAAGCATCTGAAAAAGGCTTTTTCAGCTTTAGCGGCTCGTAATTGGTCAATTTCTTTGCATAATAATCGGACTGAAAATAGCCGTAAACCATTGTCCAGTTGGCAATGTCCCGCTCTCTGGGCTTGCTGAAATTCTGAATATAAAGCGGTTTAAAAGGAAAAACTTTGGGGATAATCCGAGCCAAAACCGAATACAACTTCGAATTGAGCAGCACATTGTTTACCGGCCCCAAATCGAAATATTTTCCCAGATAGGCATGATGCGGGTTCGGAAAAAAACAAAGCTTTCCTGTCTGCTGTTTCAAATACTGGAGATAATAATATTGGAAAATCTGGTTTCCCAAACGCCCCATAAAGTACACACCTATCATATTATTTAATTTTCTTTATTCGCAAACATTTTTTGCCACATGGGCTGGATATACTTGACAAAAAACTCGGGATAAAACTTGTAGGTATACATCCATACATTGCGTAGGCTCACTGCAATTTCCCTTTTCAACAAAACCTGAGCCACTGCAAAACCCACAATATTCGACACCAAAGTAGCGTAAGCGGCTCCCATCACACCCCACTGCCCGATAAAGAAATAGTTGAGCAATAAATTGGCCACCGTAGTAAACAGCACCACATAAAAGGTTGTTTTTGTCTTGCCAATCGAATCGAAAATCGTACCAAACTGCCGACCAAACGGAATGAGTATACTGTAGATCAGAGTCACTTTCAACAGGGGATACGAAGCGGAATAACGCTCGCCCGCGATGAATTCAAGTGTAAACTCGGCGAAAAAATACAGCAGAAACAAACCGGGCAACAAAATGGCCAAAGTGGTACCCACCGACTTCTCATACAGGTATTTGATGGCCTCTTTTCCTTCCGAGGCCATACGTTTGGCACTTTGGGGAAAAACAATCACCGCCATGGCATTTGTGGGGATATCCACCAAATTGGTGATCCTTACCGCGATATTGAAAGCACCCGAAGCCACTGGACTCAGCATAGCCCCCAACATCATTTGGTCTACCGTACCCGAAAGCAGAGAACTTACCGACGTTCCAAAACCATATTTACCGTAGGATATCAACTTTTTCACCCAATGCCGCACATTCACCAAACTGAAATGAAGGTTTTTCCGCACACTGAAAAAAGCCGCAATGGCTGCCAGAGCAATGCCCAAAATCTGTACCCACACCAAAGTGCTAAGACTGATTGCCGTACTCGAAAAATAGACCGCCAGCACAAAAAAGCAAAAAATTGATTGACGAATGAGGTTGGATACAAAGATGCCCTTGAAGTTCAACTTCGCCTGCTCTATCCAGTTGAAGAGGTTCAAAAAACCCGAAATACTGAAAGAGATTATAAACAAATACAGCAGCATTTCTACCTTCGGCGAATCCCATAATCTGGCCAGAAAACCCGCGAAAATCAAGATGAGCACAATGCAAATCACGGTAACGGATATATTCAAAAAAGCGGCTGCCGTAATGATCGAAGCAAACTCACCTTTTTCACTTGCCGAAGCGTACCGCACCAATGCCGTTTGGATGAGTCCATTCCGAATGGCCTCCAAAATCGTGATGGTAGACATGAACAGCACCCAAACCCCGTATTCTTCTTTCGACAGTACACGAATGAGCAAGTAAAAACTCGCAAAGCCCAAAAGCACGCCCGAAAAGTTTTGTACCAGTGTGAGAAGTCCCGAAACCAACCAATAATTTTTACCTTCTGTATGTTCAGTTTTACTCATTGGGGCTGGTTTTAAGGTGTTCATCCACCAAAAGCTTCAACTCTTCATCGCTCTTGGCATGGGCAATCAGTGCCCCCGAAAACTTGGGGTACAATTTTTGATAACACTGAAAATGATGTTCGGGGCCTTTTTTAGACAGGATAATGTTTATTCCTCCAAAGTAACTGGCCAAGGTGGCTGTGCCGCCGTGCACCGACACAAAGCGTTCGGCATTGGCGTACAAGCAAAACTGAAAATGATTGAAATTCTTGGCCTGAATTTTATTTTCCTTGTACAGGTCTTCCACCAAAATCACATGTGGATACCGTTCTTTCAACCAATCGTATTCGTTCAGTTCGTAAACCTCGCTGTTATCGTTTGTGATATGTTCTGGCCTTGGCCTGTTGTAGATAATTTGGTATTGGTCGCTCAAATTCTCAATAATGTATTCCAAAACCTCCAAGCTCAAAAAACTGATCGGCGGGCCGCCCCACTCCATATTGTAACGGTTGGCAATGAGCAAAATGGGCCTTTCGTACACGTACACATCGTTTTTATACTTCTCTTTCAAAGGCACAGGCTGCCACTTATTCATGTCGTAATCTTGCCCGTACAGTACACGGGGCATATCGTAATTGTAATTGCCCTCATTGGTACGGGTATCGAAAACCTCTTCATGGTTTTCGGAAAAAAAATAAAGTTCTTTGGTGTACTTGGCTGCTTCGGTTTTCTGCAAAGTGCCGTTGAG
Encoded proteins:
- a CDS encoding flippase, which produces MSKTEHTEGKNYWLVSGLLTLVQNFSGVLLGFASFYLLIRVLSKEEYGVWVLFMSTITILEAIRNGLIQTALVRYASASEKGEFASIITAAAFLNISVTVICIVLILIFAGFLARLWDSPKVEMLLYLFIISFSISGFLNLFNWIEQAKLNFKGIFVSNLIRQSIFCFFVLAVYFSSTAISLSTLVWVQILGIALAAIAAFFSVRKNLHFSLVNVRHWVKKLISYGKYGFGTSVSSLLSGTVDQMMLGAMLSPVASGAFNIAVRITNLVDIPTNAMAVIVFPQSAKRMASEGKEAIKYLYEKSVGTTLAILLPGLFLLYFFAEFTLEFIAGERYSASYPLLKVTLIYSILIPFGRQFGTIFDSIGKTKTTFYVVLFTTVANLLLNYFFIGQWGVMGAAYATLVSNIVGFAVAQVLLKREIAVSLRNVWMYTYKFYPEFFVKYIQPMWQKMFANKEN